The segment CCTTGCGTTCAAGCCGCGTAGAAATTACCCAAATATCCTGGTTTGTGATAAGAACTTCTGCACTTTGCAGGCTCAACCAACTATTAAAATTCACGGTAATTCTGCGGCAGTAGTCTCCTGTTGAGCAGTCCGATTTCTCGGCCGCATTAGATTATGAAATGTCCGCAGGTTGCTATTACCATTATGCATCACAGTGCATATAGCTAAACCAAATCTTTACCAAAATTTTTGAAAGGAGACGTATGATTTAGCTGTGAATATATCATACCAAAGGATTATGGGTTTTATATACAACGGAATACCGTCGCAAAACATGAAAATCCGCGCCCGGCTGACGGATTGGCAGATGTCTCCCTCCCTGCGGAATTCGTATGTAACAGTACCCGGCAAAGTCGGTATTGCGGACTTTGGCTGCGACAGTACGGAAAAGCACATTGTTATTAAGTGCGGAGTAAATCCGCAGCACAGTTTTGCGGATTTAGTGTCGGTATTAGACGGTGCGGCAGAGTGGCTT is part of the Chitinispirillales bacterium genome and harbors:
- a CDS encoding phage tail family protein, whose amino-acid sequence is MNISYQRIMGFIYNGIPSQNMKIRARLTDWQMSPSLRNSYVTVPGKVGIADFGCDSTEKHIVIKCGVNPQHSFADLVSVLDGAAEWLDPSRGLGELILDDVSDRYFMARLSEAVDCERLLRTAGAFDL